A stretch of Komagataella phaffii GS115 chromosome 2, complete sequence DNA encodes these proteins:
- a CDS encoding Protein kinase that forms a complex with Mad1p and Bub3p, whose product MSQDGVTASLPGWFRDQISMIDELDDPLEPYINYLKECENSNVLIQLLEDVTRKFKDDQLYSNDIRYLKLWLHYIKFSNSPRKIFLYLHKKQIGSKLTLFYESFARYLESEGEIIHADELYQMAISNNSKPINRLLKSYTLFKNRHQQLNERSHLFSEPTQTAHIFVKNPNLEYPVRKLITNKNKKDELFDFNLDLIYRDNEEFCFEEILAISYNLYDYTENNPQKNKENQNPAFLQQKLQDNPELPLEPSEIRQVRHDILHNKTLIKPIAISSSPEQSPASSPFVENVDSSMEDQEPLTQPLIEKITLNPMSPDFHSELLKKLNPPLSHYSRISVYPKPLNKLSVLTSIFRADKNRMVLGNKNTMFQFGEKMYCITKLLGEGGYATVFLAESDLGELVAIKVQNPVSLWEFYVFKTIENRLASLNPNDKLVKSFVLCQSFQVYQDETYLIMDYLNQDTLLEVINVYRSLGKSGVDEQLVLFLTIELLTCIEFLHDIGIIHGDLKPDNCMVRFEKIADSKWSEFYDATGNNGWCKKGITLIDFGRSIDMTLFPNKGENVNFLCNWKVDEQDCPEMRNGEPWTYQADYFGLASIVHFLLFGKSITLRKDENGNYRINESFKRYWQVDLWNEFFFDLLNSTKVGTRVLPNNDILSKNKIKLCHWLTHHSQGLKKSISDLELIYRERSKKVFKR is encoded by the coding sequence ATGAGTCAAGATGGTGTCACAGCCAGTCTTCCTGGTTGGTTCAGAGACCAGATATCGATGATCGATGAATTAGACGACCCATTAGAACCATACATCAACTATTTGAAAGAATGTGAGAACTCCAATGTTCTCATTCAATTGCTTGAGGACGTTACCCGTAAGTTTAAGGATGACCAACTCTATAGCAACGACATCAGATATCTTAAACTGTGGTTACACTATATCAAGTTCTCAAATTCaccaagaaagatatttttGTACCTACATAAAAAGCAGATTGGAAGCAAACTTACCCTCTTCTATGAGAGCTTTGCAAGATATCTAGAATCAGAAGGAGAAATTATACACGCTGATGAATTGTACCAGATGGCTATTTCAAACAACTCCAAACCTATAAATAGGTTGTTGAAAAGCTACACATTGTTCAAGAACCGGCATCAACAACTGAACGAAAGATCGCATCTTTTCTCTGAACCCACTCAAACCGCACATATATTTGTCAAGAACCCAAATTTGGAATATCCTGTACGAAAACTAATAACAAATAAAAATAAGAAAGACGAGCTGTTTGATTTCAATTTGGACTTGATCTACAGAgacaatgaagagttttgttttgaagaaattctAGCCATCTCCTACAACTTGTACGACTATACAGAGAATAATCCACAGAAAAATAAAGAGAATCAAAATCCAGCTTTTCTCCAACAGAAACTACAAGACAACCCAGAATTACCACTAGAGCCATCAGAGATCCGACAAGTTAGACATGATATTTTGCACAATAAAACCCTCATTAAACCGATAGCTATATCGAGTTCACCAGAACAAAGCCCAGCAAGCTCTCCATTTGTGGAAAATGTCGATTCCAGTATGGAAGACCAAGAGCCTTTGACACAGCCACTTATAGAAAAGATCACATTAAACCCAATGAGCCCCGATTTTCATTCAGAGCTACTAAAGAAATTAAACCCCCCATTGTCACACTACTCACGGATATCAGTATACCCTAAACCTCTCAATAAACTATCCGTATTAACGTCAATATTCAGAGCTGACAAAAATAGAATGGTTTTGGGTAACAAGAACACAATGTTTCAGTTTGGAGAGAAAATGTACTGTATCACCAAACTGCTTGGAGAAGGTGGGTATGCTACCGTGTTTTTAGCTGAGAGTGATCTTGGGGAACTGGTTGCCATTAAGGTACAAAATCCCGTAAGCTTATGGGAGTTTTACGTATTTAAAACTATAGAGAATCGGCTAGCAAGCTTAAATCCAAATGACAAGTTAGTCAAATCATTTGTGCTTTGTCAGAGCTTCCAGGTGTACCAGGATGAAACCTATTTGATAATGGATTATCTTAATCAAGATACTTTACTGGAAGTTATCAATGTCTATCGAAGTTTGGGTAAATCTGGGGTTGATGAACAGTTAGTGCTATTCTTAACTATAGAACTGCTAACGTGTATAGAGTTCCTTCATGACATTGGAATAATTCatggagatttgaaaccagACAATTGCATGGttagatttgaaaaaattgctGACTCAAAGTGGAGTGAATTTTACGACGCAACAGGAAACAATGGCTGGTGTAAAAAGGGCATAACATTAATCGATTTTGGAAGATCAATTGATATGACACTATTTCCGAACAAAGGGGAAAATGTTAACTTTTTATGTAACTGGAAAGTAGATGAACAAGATTGCCCTGAGATGCGAAACGGAGAACCATGGACCTATCAAGCGGATTACTTTGGTTTGGCATCAATCGTTCATTTTCTACTTTTCGGTAAGTCAATCACACTTCGTAAGGATGAGAATGGAAACTACCGGATTAACGAGTCGTTCAAACGATATTGGCAGGTTGATCTTTGGAATGAATTCTTTTTTGACTTGCTCAACTCGACAAAAGTTGGTACGAGAGTCCTTCCCAATAATGACATtctctccaaaaataaGATCAAATTGTGTCATTGGTTGACCCATCACTCTCAAggattgaagaaatcaatcAGTGACTTGGAACTTATATACAGAGAAAGGTCTAAGAAGGTTTTTAAAAGATGA
- a CDS encoding Transmembrane protein subunit of the glycosylphosphatidylinositol transamidase complex, with product MLRNWGFWLIVSQFSLVFCNQKGSFKERLDFTPLPKNNLLASFNFEIKSDTVNWYDTSSTYSHYTVFPKSLGPILEDTKTRELHLRFSQGWWDSELWGSLPQNGSQSGGTGVEVWAVIEADNKTEAEGEWIHLVNSLSGLFCASLNFIDNVITTNPVYSLQPTSNFINELPTEGDLFLFRSALPREPVCTENLTPFLDLLPSKGKNGLSSLLNGHKVYDSQWNSMSIDVETNCDDELNCHYDLKQNIHMIVNTKRVLSKLRDPLPVPTPGNELRCDRTKKHDAYYCFPLVDSTDIKIDMREIFGNIINGENTVTTEKSRVCAHTVPEVWKVLAKVNDYDSVFAYSEVQEPCYEISGTDTLNIELKTDRSDITLPLKEPPLVVSRSLTGYSQDSGGLRIDFRNPSDSEEVNFVYYQSTPWYMKTYLHTLKMTLTNNTSGESFVIPITDRSIVSYLPEFYYEPMIDRVRPSHLELKLVLPPNFSMRLAYKFDKLMLKYAEYPPDANHGFEIEPAIVTVVDKFNKVIYEARTTPALLTLPTPDFSMPYNVIILTSTVMALAFGGIFNLIVKRVVTEEQAEYYYQQNSPKLRLRRLIARISAKFQKKKAD from the coding sequence ATGCTTCGAAACTGGGGCTTTTGGCTGATTGTTTCCCAATTCAGTCTGGTTTTTTGTAATCAGAAGGGCTCCTTTAAGGAAAGATTAGACTTTACTCCATTGCCGAAGAACAACTTACTTGCTTCTTTTAATTTTGAAATAAAGTCCGATACTGTTAACTGGTATGACACATCATCAACTTACAGTCATTATACAGTGTTTCCTAAATCATTGGGCCCAATTTTAGAAGATACAAAAACCCGTGAATTACACCTACGTTTTTCTCAAGGCTGGTGGGACTCCGAACTATGGGGGAGCTTGCCTCAAAATGGAAGTCAATCTGGTGGAACCGGAGTTGAGGTTTGGGCAGTAATTGAAGCAGACAATAAGACTGAAGCCGAAGGTGAATGGATTCATTTGGTAAACTCTTTGTCTGGTTTATTCTGTGCCAGTTTGAACTTTATTGACAATGTCATTACTACCAACCCTGTATATAGTCTCCAGCCGACTTCCAACTTTATTAACGAATTGCCTACAGAAGGTGATCTCTTTTTATTCAGAAGTGCTCTGCCTAGAGAACCAGTTTGCACAGAAAACTTAACTCCATTTTTAGATTTACTTCCTTCCAAGGGGAAAAATGGTCTCTCTTCGTTACTCAATGGCCACAAAGTGTACGACTCTCAATGGAACAGTATGTCTATAGATGTGGAAACAAACTGTGATGATGAGCTCAACTGTCATTATGATTTGAAACAGAATATTCATATGATAGTCAATACCAAGAGAGTCCTCTCTAAACTTAGGGATCCATTGCCTGTTCCGACCCCGGGCAACGAGCTTAGGTGCGACAGAACTAAGAAACATGATGCATACTACTGCTTCCCCTTAGTTGATTCTACTGATATTAAAATCGATATGCGTGagatttttggaaacatAATCAACGGTGAGAATACCGTCACTACGGAGAAATCTAGGGTATGTGCTCATACTGTTCCTGAAGTATGGAAAGTCCTGGCAAAAGTTAACGATTATGACTCAGTATTTGCCTATTCTGAGGTACAAGAGCCATGCTACGAGATAAGTGGCACAGATACTCTGAATATTGAGCTGAAGACAGACCGTTCTGATATTACTTTACCACTAAAGGAACCACCTCTTGTTGTTTCAAGATCCCTCACAGGCTACTCGCAGGATTCTGGAGGACTGCGTATTGACTTCAGAAATCCTTCCGATTCAGAGGAGGTGAACTTTGTATACTATCAAAGTACCCCATGGTATATGAAAACATATCTCCACACGTTGAAGATGACTTTAACGAATAATACAAGTGGGGAATCTTTCGTCATCCCGATCACAGATCGTTCGATTGTTTCATATCTTCCAGAGTTTTACTATGAACCCATGATTGATAGAGTCCGACCCTCGCATTTAGAGCTTAAATTGGTATTGCCTcccaacttttcaatgcGTTTAGCTTACAAGTTTGACAAATTAATGTTGAAATATGCTGAGTATCCTCCTGATGCCAACCATGGATTCGAAATAGAACCAGCTATCGTGACAGTGGTTGACAAATTTAATAAAGTCATTTATGAAGCCAGGACCACACCAGCACTTCTCACTTTGCCCACTCCAGACTTCAGTATGCCTTACAATGTCATTATACTCACGTCTACTGTCATGGCCTTAGCATTTGGTGGCATTTTCAACCTAATTGTGAAACGAGTTGTTACCGAGGAACAAGCGGAATATTACTATCAGCAAAATAGTCCGAAACTCAGACTAAGACGCTTAATCGCAAGGATATCTGcaaagttccaaaaaaagaaagctgaTTGA
- a CDS encoding U2-snRNP associated splicing factor, producing the protein MSHHNDSGLIPFDPKGSNGVQAAPQYTIPKEYEEEMIDNAEDIDPLEGSIVSSKPKESDYHKRKYDNLMNINLTQQERTYKDRMKERQLDRQEEDIQKLLKQKQEQADQKFNDAKPENQPTRKRKKRWDVKSSEGDSVTVNILPVINGIELNNSILDKILPNGYTIVEPPLSYKPLNDLPPDYKQEDQGYLLPEESTLALENKAVETAQELAIENLGEKEKKVHTLISNIIEGASNMRKPALRQLTENARTFGAQAIFDQLLPLFMKRNLDEHQRHLLVKIVGRVLYQLDDLIRPYTYKILVVIMPLLIDEDYYTRIEGREIVANLSKAAGLAHMISTLRPDIDHSDEYVRNTVSRTFAVMSCALGIPVVLPFLKAVCNSKKSWQARHTGMKIVQQIAILAGSGVLPHLNGLVAAISKGLSDEHVHVRTIAAQAASALAESSAPYGAESFQQILDELYKGIRRHRGKGLAAFLKAIGYIIPLLDPDYADYYAKMVFKVLIREFESPDEEMKRTCLKVLQQCCDTEGIEKQYLIIEVIGSFFKSFWNRRTALDRRTAKLCCETTFHLSKRVGAGLVLDNILVHLKDESEPFRRMTAETCYKVVQSYGTAELSDKSVDQLLDGILIAFQEQVIQDNVILKSFSVIISSLGLRIGVHLPSIVSIILYRLKNREPEPRRQAASLITVVAPVIKKCGNEDMLLKLGSVIYESLGEVYPDVLASILEAMKAVIAVVGVESMNPPMSQILPTLSPILRNRNEMVQETAIGLIGMIAQRAPEYVNAREWMRICFSLVEMVKSQRKSIRKAANRTVGYIAVAIGPQDVLVTLLNNLRVQDRQLRVCTAVAIGIVAESCAPFTVLPALMNEYQTVENNVQNGVLKALAFMFESIGSMGKDYIYATLPLIEDALTDRDLVHRQTAANVVKHMALNNVGFGLEDAFIHFLNLLWPNIFETSPHVIARILEGIEGCRNVIGCGIVMNYTLTGLFHPARKVRDSYWKVYNPMYVQSCDSMVPYYPDFKDQILTKDTEQVTPTVIEELDIWV; encoded by the coding sequence ATGTCTCACCATAATGACTCTGGATTGATACCCTTTGATCCAAAAGGTTCTAATGGGGTTCAGGCTGCTCCTCAGTATACCATTCCTAAAGAAtatgaagaagaaatgaTAGATAACGCTGAGGATATTGACCCGCTCGAGGGAAGTATTGTGAGTTCCAAACCCAAGGAATCAGACTATCATAAAAGGAAGTACGATAATCTGATGAATATTAATCTTACACaacaagaaagaacttACAAGGATCGtatgaaagaaagacaaCTTGATCGACAGGAGGAAGATATTCAAAAGCTATTAAAACAAAAACAGGAACAGGCagatcaaaagttcaacgATGCAAAGCCAGAAAATCAACCAACcagaaaaaggaaaaagagatggGATGTAAAGTCTTCCGAAGGAGACTCTGTTACGGTCAACATATTGCCGGTTATAAATGGCATCGAGTTGAACAATTCTATTCTTGATAAAATTTTACCAAATGGATATACGATAGTGGAACCGCCTCTTAGTTACAAGCCTCTGAATGACCTGCCACCAGATTATAAACAAGAAGATCAAGGATATTTACTACCTGAGGAAAGCACATTAGCATTGGAGAATAAGGCGGTAGAAACTGCTCAAGAGTTGGCTATCGAGAACTTAGgagagaaggagaagaaggttcACACTCTCATCTCAAATATAATAGAAGGGGCTAGCAACATGAGAAAACCAGCTTTAAGGCAACTGACAGAAAATGCCCGTACTTTTGGTGCCCAGGCTATTTTTGATCAACTACTTCCTCTATTCATGAAACGAAATTTGGATGAACATCAAAGACATTTACTTGTAAAGATTGTAGGTAGAGTTCTTTACCAATTGGATGACTTGATAAGGCCTTATACTTATAAAATATTGGTTGTGATAATGCCATTGTTGATTGATGAGGATTACTATACGAGaattgaaggaagagaGATTGTTGCGAATCTCAGTAAAGCAGCTGGACTGGCTCATATGATTTCAACCTTACGACCAGATATAGATCACTCTGATGAGTACGTTAGAAATACTGTATCTAGAACGTTTGCGGTGATGTCGTGTGCTTTGGGAATACCGGTAGTTCTACCCTTTCTAAAAGCTGTGTGTAACTCGAAAAAGTCCTGGCAGGCAAGACACACAGGAATGAAAATTGTACAGCAAATAGCAATCCTTGCAGGATCAGGAGTATTACCTCATTTGAATGGTTTGGTAGCGGCTATTAGCAAAGGTCTTTCAGATGAACATGTTCATGTGAGAACGATTGCAGCACAGGCAGCTTCAGCCTTGGCTGAATCATCAGCTCCTTATGGAGCAGAAAGCTTTCAACAGATTCTAGATGAGCTTTATAAAGGAATCAGAAGACATAGGGGGAAAGGACTGGCTGCCTTTTTAAAGGCAATAGGGTATATCATACCGCTATTGGACCCTGATTATGCCGATTACTATGCCAAAATGGTTTTCAAGGTTCTAATCAGAGAATTTGAATCACCAGACgaagaaatgaaaagaacGTGTCTCAAAGTGCTTCAGCAGTGTTGTGACACTGAAGGTATTGAGAAACAGTACTTAATTATTGAAGTTATAGgcagtttcttcaaaagcttttggaacagAAGAACTGCTTTGGATCGACGAACTGCAAAGCTGTGTTGTGAGACAACATTCCATCTCTCCAAGAGAGTCGGTGCAGGATTGGTTCTGGATAATATTCTGGTGCACTTAAAGGATGAATCAGAGCCATTTCGTAGAATGACTGCAGAAACCTGCTACAAGGTTGTTCAGTCATACGGAACTGCGGAATTATCTGACAAATCAGTCGATCAGTTGTTAGATGGTATTTTAATTGCTTTCCAGGAGCAAGTTATTCAAGACAATGTTattctgaaaagtttttcagtCATCATAAGTTCGTTGGGACTGAGAATAGGTGTCCATTTACCCTCAATAGTGAGTATCATCTTGTATCGACTGAAAAATAGAGAACCGGAACCTCGAAGGCAAGCAGCTTCGTTGATCACGGTTGTGGCGCCAGTAATAAAGAAATGTGGGAATGAGGATATGCTGCTCAAGCTTGGCTCTGTTATCTATGAGTCTTTGGGTGAGGTGTACCCAGATGTTCTCGCATCCATTTTGGAAGCGATGAAAGCGGTGATTGCAGTAGTTGGGGTTGAAAGCATGAATCCACCTATGAGCCAAATTTTGCCAACCTTGTCTCCAATTTTGAGAAATAGAAATGAAATGGTTCAAGAGACAGCAATTGGCCTCATAGGAATGATAGCTCAAAGAGCACCAGAGTATGTTAACGCCAGAGAGTGGATGagaatttgtttttctctCGTCGAAATGGTCAAATCTCAAAGGAAAAGTATAAGAAAGGCTGCCAATAGGACCGTGGGATACATAGCCGTGGCCATTGGCCCTCAAGATGTCCTTGTCACTTTGCTGAATAATCTGAGAGTTCAAGATCGACAATTAAGGGTGTGCACGGCTGTTGCTATTGGTATTGTGGCAGAAAGTTGCGCACCATTTACAGTGTTGCCAGCCTTAATGAATGAATATCAAACCGTTGAAAacaatgttcaaaatgGTGTTTTGAAGGCTTTGGCATTCATGTTCGAATCGATTGGGTCCATGGGAAAGGATTATATATATGCTACGCTTCCATTAATTGAAGACGCATTGACGGACAGAGATTTGGTGCATCGTCAGACTGCAGCGAACGTAGTCAAGCATATGGCATTGAATAACGTTGGATTTGGGCTGGAGGATGCTTTCATACATTTTCTTAATTTGCTGTGGCCCAATATTTTCGAAACTTCCCCACACGTTATTGCTAGAATACTAGAGGGTATTGAAGGTTGTCGAAACGTAATTGGGTGCGGAATAGTGATGAATTACACGTTAACTGGACTTTTCCACCCTGCACGTAAAGTTAGAGACTCCTATTGGAAAGTTTACAACCCAATGTACGTGCAAAGTTGTGACAGCATGGTTCCATACTATcctgatttcaaagatcaaattCTTACTAAAGACACTGAGCAAGTTACACCGACTGTAATTGAAGAGCTCGATATATGGGTATAG
- a CDS encoding Mitochondrial NAD+ transporter, involved in the transport of NAD+ into the mitochondria has protein sequence MKLKGGDGAQNPSQPTAGPRYSFITKENVTPISGALAGLIAGIAVCPLDVAKTRLQAQGAFLQSKNVDHKLHQVFENKRYQGLVQTIKTITREEGIRGLYRGLVPISIGYLPTWMIYFTMYETCQKFLDRTSFISQGNNLSYFISAIGAGLASSTLTNPIWVVKTRLMLQTGSGSTIYDRFDGKHGINDMIEDKLKHSYYKGTIDAFRKMFKEEGILSFYSGLLPSYFGLIHVAIHFPLYENFKIIFNCTQKDINEARKNNVNGSLPKSIVFKLAFVSCASKMFASAITYPHEILRTRLQIDGHDLGRKKSGLIKTIKSIYLKEGIRGFYSGFVINLTRTLPSSAVTLVSFEYIKNYLDKIASPAL, from the coding sequence atgaaactCAAAGGAGGCGATGGGGCCCAAAACCCCAGCCAGCCGACTGCCGGTCCACGATATTCGTTTATCACAAAGGAGAATGTTACTCCTATATCTGGGGCATTGGCTGGGTTAATAGCTGGAATTGCTGTCTGTCCACTGGATGTAGCCAAAACAAGACTGCAAGCCCAAGGAGCTTTTCTGCAGAGTAAGAATGTTGACCACAAACTTCATCAGGTGTTCGAAAACAAAAGATATCAGGGATTAGTGCAAACAATAAAAACAATAACGAGGGAGGAAGGTATTAGGGGACTTTATAGAGGTCTGGTTCCAATATCGATAGGATATTTGCCTACTTGGATGATATATTTTACCATGTACGAAACttgtcaaaagtttttggatAGAACATCATTTATTTCACAGGGTAATAATCTTTCTTATTTTATTTCTGCCATTGGTGCTGGACTagcttcatcaactttAACTAACCCGATTTGGGTGGTCAAAACCAGATTAATGTTGCAAACAGGATCAGGCAGCACTATTTATGACCGATTTGATGGGAAACATGGGATTAACGACATGATCGAAGATAAACTAAAACACAGTTACTATAAAGGCACAATAGACGCCTTCCGCAAAATGTTCAAGGAGGAAGGTATACTGTCTTTCTATTCCGGTCTACTTCCATCTTACTTCGGACTTATCCATGTTGCGATTCACTTCCCATTATACGAAAATTTTAAGATAATATTCAACTGTACTCAGAAGGATATCAATGAAGCGAGAAAGAACAATGTCAATGGAAGTTTGCCCAAATCAATTGTGTTCAAACTTGCATTTGTGTCCTGTGCATCCAAGATGTTCGCCAGTGCAATAACCTATCCGCACGAGATTCTACGAACAAGACTTCAAATTGATGGTCATGACCTAGGTAGGAAGAAGTCAGGACTCATAAAGACTATAAAGAGCATATATTTGAAGGAAGGTATTCGTGGGTTCTATTCTGGTTTCGTCATTAATTTAACCAGAACCTTACCCTCCAGTGCAGTGACGCTAGTCTCTTTTGAGTACATTAAGAACTACCTTGACAAGATTGCTTCTCCCGCCCTATAG